The Cynocephalus volans isolate mCynVol1 chromosome 2, mCynVol1.pri, whole genome shotgun sequence genome window below encodes:
- the TARS1 gene encoding threonine--tRNA ligase 1, cytoplasmic: MSEEKTSSPSGKMGGEEKPVGASEEKRKEGGKKKNKEGSGDGGRAELNPWPEYINTRLEMYNKLKAEHDSILAEKAEKDSKPIKVTLPDGKQVDAESWKTTPYQVACGISQGLADNTVIAKVNKVVWDLDRPLEEDCTLELLKFEDEEAQAVYWHSSAHIMGEAMERIYGGCLCYGPPIENGFYYDMYLEEGGVSSNDFSSLEALCKKIIKEKQAFERLEVKKETLLAMFKYNKFKCRILNEKVNTPTTTVYRCGPLIDLCRGPHVRHTGKIKTLKIHKNSSTYWEGKADMETLQRIYGISFPDPKMLKEWEKFQEEAKNRDHRKIGRDQELYFFHELSPGSCFFLPKGAYIYNTLIEFIRSEYRKRGFQEVVTPNIYNSRLWMTSGHWQHYSENMFSFEVEKELFALKPMNCPGHCLMFDHRPRSWRELPLRIADFGVLHRNELSGALTGLTRVRRFQQDDAHIFCAMEQIEDEIKGCLDFLRTVYSVFGFSFKLNLSTRPEKFLGDIEVWNQAEKQLENSLNEFGEKWELNPGDGAFYGPKIDIQIKDAIGRYHQCATIQLDFQLPIRFNLTFVSHDGDDKKRPVIVHRAILGSVERMIAILTENYGGKWPFWLSPRQVMVVPVGPTCDEYAQKVQQQFHDARFMADIDLDPGCTLNKKIRNAQLSQYNFILVVGEKEKASGTVNVRTRDNKVHGERTISESIERLQQLKQCRSKQAEEEF; this comes from the exons GTTGGTGCCAGTGAAGAGAAGCGAAAGGAAGGAGGCAAGAAGAAGAACAAAGAAGGATCTGGAGATGGAGGTCGAGCAGAG TTGAATCCTTGGCCTGAGTATATTAACACACGTCTTGAGATGTATAATAAACTGAAAGCAGAACATGATTCCATTCTggcagaaaaggcagaaaaagataGCAAGCCAATTAAAGTTACTTTGCCTGATGGTAAACAGGTTGATGCGGAATCCTGGAAAACGACACCGTATCAAGTTGCTTGTGGAATTAG TCAAGGTCTGGCTGACAACACTGTTATTGCTAAAGTCAATAAAGTTGTTTGGGACCTAGACCGCCCTTTGGAGGAAGATTGTACCTTGGAACTTCTCAAGTTTGAGGATGAGGAAGCTCAAGCA GTGTATTGGCACTCAAGTGCTCACATAATGGGTGAAGCCATGGAAAGAATTTACGGTGGATGTTTATGTTATGGTCCACCAATAGAAAATGGATTCTATTATGACATGTACCTTGAAGAAGG ggGTGTGTCCAGCAATGATTTCTCTTCTTTGGAGGCTTTATGtaagaaaatcattaaagaaaagcAAGCTTTTGAAAGATTGGAAGTTAAGAAAGAAACTCTACTAGCAATGTTTAAG tacAACAAGTTCAAATGTCGAATATTGAATGAAAAAGTGAATACTCCTACTACTACAGTCTATAG GTGTGGCCCCTTGATAGATCTCTGCCGGGGTCCTCATGTCAGACACACTGGCAAAATTAAgactttaaaaatacacaaa AATTCCTCCACATACTGGGAAGGCAAAGCAGATATGGAGACTCTCCAGAGAATTTATGGCATTTCATTCCCAGATCCTAAAATGTTAAAAGAGTGGGAGAAGTTCCAAGAGGAAGCTAAAAACCGAGATCATAGGAAAATTGGGAGG gaTCAAGAATTATATTTCTTTCACGAACTCAGTCCTGGAAGTTGCTTTTTCCTGCCGAAGGGAGCCTACATTTATAATACACTTATTGAATTCATTAGG AGTGAATATAGGAAGAGAGGATTCCAGGAGGTAGTCACCCCAAACATCTACAACAGCCGGCTGTGGATGACCTCAGGCCACTGGCAGCACTATAGCGAGAACATGTTTTCCTTTGAGGTGGAGAAAGAGCTCTTTGCTCTTAAGCCTATGAACTGCCCAGGACACTG cctTATGTTTGATCATCGGCCAAGGTCCTGGCGAGAGTTGCCTCTGCGGATAGCTGACTTTGGGGTACTTCATAGGAATGAGCTGTCAGGAGCACTCACAGGATTAACCCGGGTACGAAGATTCCAGCAAGATGATGCTCACATATTCTGTGCCATGGAGCAG ATAGAGGATGAAATAAAAGGTTGCTTGGATTTTCTACGTACAGTATATAGCgtatttggattttcttttaaattgaacCTTTCTACTCGCCCAGAAAAATTCCTTGGAGATATTGAAGTATGGAATCAAGCTGAGAAA CAACTTGAAAACAGTCTGAATGAATTTGGTGAAAAATGGGAGTTAAATCCTGGAGATGGAGCTTTCTATGGTCCAAAG ATTGACATACAAATTAAAGATGCAATTGGTCGGTACCACCAGTGTGCAACAATCCAGCTGGATTTTCAGTTGCCCATCAGATTTAATCTTACTTTTGTAAG ccaTGATGGTGATGATAAGAAAAGGCCAGTGATTGTTCATCGAGCCATCTTGGGGTCAGTGGAAAGAATGATCGCTATCCTCACCGAAAACTATGGAGGCAAAtg gcCCTTCTGGCTGTCTCCTCGCCAGGTAATGGTAGTTCCAGTGGGACCAACATGTGATGAATATGCCCAAAAG GTACAACAACAATTCCATGATGCTAGATTCATGGCAGACATTGATCTGGATCCAGGCTGTACATTGAATAAGAAGATCAGAAATGCACAGTTATCACAATATAACTTCATCCTGG TTGttggtgaaaaagaaaaagccagtgGCACTGTTAATGTCCGTACAAGAGACAATAAGGTCCATGGAGAACGTACTATTTCTGAAAGCATCGAGCGGCTGCAGCAGCTCAAACAGTGCCGCAGCAAACAGGCCGAAGAAGAATTTTAA